AGGAAATTTAAGGTATGCCATTTAAATGTCTACCATAATTCCTACTACACAATTTAGAGACAAAATAACATCTTCCttccaaaatattttaattaaggtTAAATAAAGCAAATTAAACCCAGGTGGAATGGCAAATGCTAAATCTGAACTCCTGTGTTCTAGCAGCCAAAgccattttataataatttaaagtaaatttgtCATCACTctgaaataaagtaaaatcaACATTATCGGATTTCCTGAGTTTTGGATCATTTTGAAACTACACTGCTAGACTACAAGCACAAGTACATTGGCAGTGTCTATGAAGAGCAGCTAAATCCCAGTGGCGTATGTTACTGCCACAGAGTGCATATCAAAGTGTGCGATCCCTGAAAAATTATTGAAGCTAAACAAATAAGCTACAATGTGAAGCAGATACTGGAAAACACACATCTGATATTGCAACCGTTCACCAACCTGTTATGACACAATACTCAGAAATCATTACAATGTGAGGTTAGAGGGCAAAAGAGAAGTGAAAATGCAGATGTTGGTGATGTCTTTGTTGTGTGAGCTGCGGCAAACGCACAGGTGCAGACGGTCACCTGTGAGAAGTCCTTTCTGGCGCGTGCTCAGGTGTGCTCAGTTAGCCCAGCTTGGTGATCTGAAGACTCCCAACTATCCGGATCATATTAATGGCCGTCAAAGactttattttgtgataaaagtCAAACAGCTGGTGTCCATCGACAAAGATCCTAAAACGCTGGTGCTCACAATGGATCTCAATCTGTATAAAGAGGGAAAGGAGAGGAGAGAAAGAGCGAAATGAGATCAAATCAAAAGAATCCTTTGTCAGTCACTGAGACACATTGTGGATAGTGTGCTGAAAGGAAGTGCTTGTCTTGCTTTGCATGACTGCTTATCTCAGCTCAACATTTGGAAACAGTGACCCATTTTTTGCTTTGCCTTCAACCCCAATTACAAACAATAAGCACTCATTATCTTCAAGCATCTTTACCCACTTTGGTCGTACAACTCTCTGCCATACGCAATAATTCTGTAATTGCCCATTATAAAGGAAAAAACTGACATGAAGAAGCAGTCATaatttctggggaaaaaaatgacaataatatacatacacacacactactgttaaaaagtttgggatcagtaaaagatcaaggtttttgaaagaagtgctcACAAATGttgcatttatctgatcaaaatacaataaacagtaatattataataataataataatactattatgtCATTCTACTTTgttttactacattttaaaaaggtaatttacttatgtgatggcaaagctgaatttttaattaTATGCCAATTATAATGCGCTCATTATAATAAGTCAATTGATTTTGTGTATtagaaacattttatattatcaGCGTttctaaaacagtttaatatttttaatatgtaaccctggagctcaaaagtcataagggtttttttaaaattgagatttatacatcaacttgttaggataggacaatatttggttgagatataaccatttgaaaatctgagggtgcaaaaaaaaataaaaaataaaaaaaataatcaaaatcaaagtattgagaaaattgcctttaaagtagtccaaatgaagtccttggCAATGCGTATAACTAATCAAATTAGTTTGGAtacatttacagtaagaaatttacaacgtatatccatggaacatgatttttactttatatcctaaagatttttggcacacaataaaaaaaaaaaaatattcacccatacaatttattatactactTATTATATATAGATTATAGATTATTTGGTGaaaacaaagttcaaaagaaaaccatttaaaatatagattatttgtaacattataaacacatttgctgttatatttaattaatttaatgtatgccctatgaataaaagtataaagcaaaagtataaataaaagtttaaaaagcataaacaaaaacacctgggctgggttctccgaaaccaccttaacgctacgtcgttcttaagttgtaccttaagaagtaccttatcgttaatatgtgttttccgaaaccttcttagttaagtataccttctttaagtcatacgttcgtaaggttggtctggagcgctcttagctataccttaccgctgctggcggttcataccgctagtgggcaccacgcaaaaagcttttttacatcgcagtttaattacaaatagaaaattttatatgaacatttaatataaaatctgatttagtattaaaattgcattttttactttaaaattttacacataaaatacttaagttgttatagcctactacacccagtgtcaagtcacctttatttatatagcgcttttaacaatacagattgtgtcaaagcaactgcacagtatttaaacagcacaatagtgtgtaagtaacgcattattgtaaacaatcaattttcagtaaaaggcatttcatcaatgaattcagtgatatcatcatccagttcagttcaaatagtatacggtatcgctggaaagtgtccccaactaagcaagccagaggcgacagcggtaaggaaccaaaactccacaggtgacagaaatggagaaaaaaccttgggagaaaccaggctcagtcgggggaccagttctggccagtgtatggaagtgttttcattaataaagtttccatggttgttagctttttttaattactatctcgaggcacatcagcaggcgaaccatttgacagaaaaggctatgagtctatataaagaaagatgagtttacacaaactttatagctatggcagcgagaccgtgagtacttgttttaaatcaaagacggcgccgtgcgtggagagtaatagtgtgtaatgcatacgccaaagtccaattttgcgtgcatatgatacgccaatccttcccattaacttcaatggagagaggatgcatacaaataccacgcatcatcttttatatcatctatataaaagatgatgcgtggtatttatacgcatcctctctccattgaagttaattggaaggattggcgtatcatatgcacgcaaaattggactttggcttatgcattacacgctattgcaaagtcgtgttattcgtacgcaaaatgatgagaataagttgaaacacatacacatgtatttctgcatgtacatatttcattgagccccgataaatgcagtttgtactatttctaaaacgcttctttattaaaaaaaaacattgttttctcaatactttacctataccgctgtgaaagaaagagcgcacaatcgatcaccgaggcatcgatatcaacctattcagcacctccaccgtggacagcacctgctaaggtcgcacttaagaaggtttaccttaagcaatatcctaaggtatagtttggagaacacacgtaggaaaggtatagctgtagttaaggtgtaccttttgagtcttcgtagcacgctaagagacaacgttatcggagaacgcagccctgaactcaaacttttaaacagtaataaATGCAACAAGGCAGCTGCCATCAGTTTTGCACACAACCCTGGACTCATGCTTTGTGCAGATTAGAGATCTCAGATTAGAGAGCATGTAGATGTCAGCGTTTCAGCTCATTACCCTAAAAGGCTGGTCCGGGATGAAGGGGAAGTAAGCTATGGGTGCCTCTTCCTCACTCCATTTCCCAGAAAGCCGTGCATTCCTCAGGAACTGCCTTTCGGTGAATCGAGCGCTGAGTTTAAGGGCCACATCAGTGAGCTTCTCCTCATCATCCTTCTCCTCATTGTGGCCACAGGTTAAACTGATGTCAAAgctgtgcaaaaaaacaaaaacaaacattaagCATGTAAACAGACAATTTCTGCTGCAATGGTCTtcatttttaaagatttattcatCTGTAATAATTTTCATATGTTATGTCATCATAAGCATATGACTCTTCTTTAGTGGTAATAATGTTGCATGAAGCATTACAAACTGTGTGCCAACACATTACAGAGAAATAGCATACATCTATTTTACATGAATTCATAGTAATTTAGGCCTGCATTGGCATCCGTTCTCACACTGAATGAGCATCACAGTGCATTCCTAATGCAATTCCAGTCTGTTTAGAAAGTCTGAATTCCTGAGCTCAAATTATACATTAGTACCACTTAACCATTGATATATCAGGACCATAATGTGCATGCTTAATTAAAATGCTgcataattacaatttaaagacTAAACTACCAATTAAACAAACTGCTCCATCTCCTTAGGCCAGGAACAATTACTATACTCCAAAAAACAGAACACCAGCACATTCAACTCCTTGAGCTCAATTGGAATTGCCTAAATGATTCCCAGGGAACATTATGTATATCCTTAATGCTAtgcaagtcactttggataaaagtgtctccCAAATGCATACATGTAAATCGCAACAAACACTTTGGAACTAGTTTTAAAGAAACATTAGACaaatacactaccgtttaaaggTTTGAAGTtagaaaaatttatatttaaataaattaaattaatatttttcagCTAGGATGAATTACACTTAtcaagttataaaaaaaaaaaagtataacgttacaaaagacgTCAAAATGCAGccgttttgaactttttattcaaagaatcctgaaggcTAAAGGTAccacagcagcacaactgttttcaacattagaaatgtttcttaagcagcaaaccagcatattagaaggatttctgtaggatcatgtgaaagactggagtaacagctgctTTTCTAACACCAGactaagttacattttaaaatgtattcaaaaaaaaaatccacattactgtttttagtgtattttgatcaaatactgtatatgaagacttggtgagcaaaaaacatttttcaatttaaaagaaaaaaaaaatcattttaccaaccccaaattttgaacagtagtgtaatatCACAAACGAGTGTTAAATCTTTTCAGCCTTGCCCATTCTTAGGCTCTCATACGGTTCATGCCTGTTGGTGCTCCACTGCCTTATGATACCTAAatacttaatttaattaataaaacatacataaatattTCACTCTATAGCACAGCTCTGCTAGTGGAGAGAGTCCTGTTGGAGTTCTGACATCAGTCAGTTTTAAAAACTGCAAGCATATGCATAAATGAAGCAGCAGTGCAACTGCAACAACATGAATGGTGACTGTTAATGTTAGTAAATGTACCCCTAAAGGTATATGGGCCATGCTACAGAATTGGtgtaaactgctgtcccacaaccaagaAACACATTTAAAAGCATTGAAGTATTTAAATCTTAGTTGTTTGCTAAGATCCATCTACTGAAACccacaataacatttaaaatatcagtatacttaatatatatatgaaatcataatttattgggtacttcCTGAACCATAACCCCTAAATGtttaacttatgaaaatgatattgaaataatagaaaatattaaatatttaaataatattgtattttttattgtcgTTTTTAAAATTATCTAAAATTctctactgaaacagtcacgaccaaaacatgtcatcattgtttcagcagtgacaaaagggaacacatgaAGCTTtgtttgggggaaataaacaattttagtacagaaaatgtgcagtcacaaccgaaacatgggatgctttgtcaaaaataaagtataggggagagtggggacagttgcaacgtgtggcagttgcaacattgctCATTTCTTTAAGCAGGAATAAAATACAGTGATAATATTCCTACTGCACATGCACatcctggaagaaatcagtcacatgtgatcattccttctacccaaaatttttttaaagattagatttttggtcatagtgtctaagttgtttgtgtgacgaattgtaaaaacaataacattttaatctgtgcattcttagtttctaataggcatagctagcatgtgccaatgatatgttgtcaagctaatataccaatttttataaaagcttgccataacattacatagttgtaattttataatgataatactaatgaacccctttaacagttagttatctctccttcttttaagtgaataggtaaaaaatctacttgttacttaatgtttttaatttaccattctttgttttgttttgttttttacagctaatttaccttattgaagaccgtgactgtgaacaaataaaataaagaaattgcaaaattacatttaagaatgatttcattacattttattgaatgttgcaacagtcccctattgtggggacagttgcaacatttcactttgtctatttaagcGTAAAGTGTAcgtttattataatatatacacatgttgcagcaatatgggtgagtagctgacagatgcggctttattgtattaaaatttcggctttctaatacaaacagtctctgagaaactaaaggaaatgcagaaagtgttgcaaccgtccccactctcccctactgtattatcaactaagatgttatgatagtttttggttcaatgtatattcaaacaattaaatccttaattttgaaatcaatatgatcaactttttgccttttacaaagaattcaaaatacaacaaatctcataacttacatttgaaatattgtaaaaaatgtaattgttattgatttacctctgaatttttttttaataaaatagcaaaaatatatatttacagtgtatatgcaAGCAAattcttaataggtcaatataacccttctaattaaatttttacataactgtgtttcggtagtgacaactttggggagaggacaagtattccaaaactttctgaaaatacaatatgagaattaactgcacaattactagaaatgtaccttggatattataaaaTTTGCATACATaaaaattctgtagaatggcccatatacaccCTACCAcagaagaaactcatacaggcTGGAACAACATAAGGTGAACGTGAACTAGCTgtaaatcaaaagatttacaaCTGATTATTTGGATCAACATATTAAACTGTAAAGTTTCCAAGACACACCCAATGCTCTCATAGTTTTGATATTTGTTTGCTTAACAACTAATGTAAACACCCATCATTACTAAGCAGTGCTCACACCTTTGTGTGTGTATCAAGCAGATCTACAACCCAAAGGAATCTGAAACAAGAGGCTTGTTTCTCAAAGCATAGTGCTGCCTATCTGGACAACATATAGATGCCGTTTAAGGAAGCCTACAAGGGTTTGAGACAGAGCTTCTGTCTGATGTAACTATTTGCAACTGATACAATGAGTCCATTCTTAAATATTCAATTTTGACATGAAAACATACCTGTCTGGCTCTGGATCAATAATGCCCATTATAATGATTTTCTTCCCAGGCCTCATCCCACCTCTGATCCTTCCACTGAAAGGAACTGTCTGGTATATCAGATGGAGAACAAAAATCATGAATGTAACAGAAACTACAGCATAAGGTAACAACGATGAGTTTTAAAACATCTACTCTACCAGAATACGAGAGATGTCTTCTTTATCAGGGGAGATAAGCCCAGAATCTCCAAACGAATTATTAAGGTGAAGATCATCTTCGATGTTCTTCAGGTGAGAAAGAGAAGATTTGAAAAAGCAATAAAACACAAGCGCTGTAATGCAGATGCACATGCAGATTTTAACAATAAAACGACACGCCTTCTACATCTGTATTCAGCTTTAAAGACAAATAGTAAAACAGGATGTGGACTAAATACATAGAGCTACACAAAGGCTTAATATAATCTGTCCATTGCGGTCTTCCAAGTCTGCAGTACGAATATTTCAACAAaatcattatgatttttttcaacTCTAGGTATGAGAGATGAACGAGTCATCGCATCTCATGTGGTGCATGCGGATTACCACAgcgctttttttttaaattaaacatacCTATTTTATTAACAATAACGGCTATTTTAATGAAAAGCTGAAGCATTTTAAGATTACAGAGGTATTTGTGACTTACTATCGCGTCCTTTTCCATGCTCGCCACCGCCATCTTGAACAAAATACCATAGGATGCTTATCAAAGGCGGTCCAGCCCTGGAATCTGTCAGTGTAGTGGCAGACTGGACAGGGAGCTGCAAGGTGCCTAAGTTCAAGAAGAGAACtgtaaaacaaacagaaattctCGAAACGAATTCAGAAACAACTCTATTGTGTCGCGTGTGAAAGAAATATGCTGACGCGGATTATCGTACGGGTGGAGGTTAATCCTGCCTCCATATGAACCTAATCTGCTCAAATCTCATTGGATCTGAACATAATTACCAACAGAACAATGAGTGGCCACATTTTAacactttttgttttaaaacatggtGATTTTCTTTCCTTAACGGTCTGGGATAATGACACTGAAATTTGTAATGTTGTTTGTAATAATTCAGTATTTTGTTAATACTGGCGGAATATTTGTTGGCTGGTAAACATATAAATAGCTTCGCTTTTTTGTTTGCTGTGTTGGATTTTGCTGATTCTTTCTGAGTGAAAGAATTTACATTGTTCCAATATGTTTCTGATCTTTGAAATGTGCGCCCTCAATGAGCGGGGAAAGGAAGACCCCTAGTGGCACTTGGCACTAATGGCACCTAATATCAGTAGTGTtcgtgttaaaggaatagttcacacaaaagtgATAATTTGCTGAACATttaactcaccctcaggccatccaagatgtaaatgagtgcATCAGAACAGATGTGGTGAAGTTTAGCATTAAAGCAATAATCATTAAGGCATTTACAACGTTAGAATGTTGCTTTTGGCCAAAATACTGCGTAGGCTAATAACTATCCATTTATGGATATTGATTATTAGTGTAGCTTTGAATCTTAATATTACACAAAtcatcataatcatcatcatgaTGATTTCATTCAGTGGTTAAAAACCTTTCAGTCGTATTAAGACTTATCACTTAATTGATATTAACCAAGCACCATAATCGTAGCCAGAAACCAACAGTTCTTTACAGCTCTGTGTGGTTTGTGCCTAAAGTCAGAACATGGCTATTTTTGACTGGCCATCAATGGAGAAATATGCTTTTCAGAAGCAGCTAGTGTAGTTACAGCATCCACCAGCAGAGGCTAACAAAGTCCAACTAGGCCAGACAAACCCTGACCCTTGGTACAAACTGTTAACTGTGCAGTTGACCAACTAAATTGGAGCTGGAGGTTTTGGTCAGAGAGTGGTTCTGTGGTGGCTGAACTTACCATAAAATAAGTTGGTGTTAAGTTAGATAACTTATATAAGGATTCCACTTCCCCCTGGCCCCACATtcattcaaaacaaaaaaacattattattattattattgtatacattctaaacacattttatttgttttatttatttatttattttcagaacaCTTTTCCTGTGTGCAGGGTCATGGTGATGCTGGATCCTGTTCAAACacattaatttgtattattttattttattttattttcaaaccaCTTTTCATATATGTAGGGTCACAGAGATGTTAGATCCTAttcaaacacatttttttattttatttcatttattattttcaaaCCCTTTTTCCCCTATATGCATGATCACTGGGATGCCGGATCGTTTtcaaacacattcatttttattttattttatttatttatttatttttaattattattcttattttatttttattcttattttatttttatgatttatccTTTTTCCATATTTTTCCTATATGCAGGGTCATGGGGATGCTGGATCCTAttaaaacacattcatttttatttttaaaatttattttattttattttaatttattttaaaaccaCCTTTCATATATGCAGGGTCACAGGGATGTTGGATCCTATTTAAacacaatttttaattttatttattattttcaaacCCTTTTTTTCAGTATGCATGATCACAGGATGCTGGATCATTTtcaaacacattcatttttatttttaaactttattttattttattttcaaaccgCATTTCATATATGCAGGGTCACATGGATGTTGGATCCTATTCaaacacaattttttattttatttattattttcaaacCCCTTTTTTTCAATATGCATGATCACGGGATGCTTGATCATTTtcaaacacattcatttttattttttaattttattttaattaaatttttttccagGGTCACAGGGATGCTGAATCCTGTTCAaacacattaattttcatttatttatttttattaatttatttaattatttttcaaaccactttttcTATGTGCTGGGTGATGGGGATGCTGGATCCTATTcaatcacatttttttctttttttttcttgaacaaCTTTTCCTATGTGCAGGGTTACGGGGATGTCattttatatatgttatatttcaaaatatttatttaactttattttatatattttctaaTTTATTCAATTCAATTTTACTTTATTGTATTTTGAGTCATTACCTCATGCGCTTTTAGAACTAATGAATATTCGTTAACAAAGTGTGGACTTTTGGGTGCCAGCAAAAGGCTGCATGCACTGTGACCTGCTCTGTCCAAAAGTGTATTTGAGCATGCAAATTTAATAAGTGTTTATTTAGCAGGGCCAGCCTGTAATTAGGTTAATGCTGCAGTCGGTCTGCACTGCTCTCCCACAGCTTCATTCTCCTCACCTGCTCAGGCGGAAAGCACCACAGACGGACCTGGCACTGCCCACCATGCTCTGATCGTGCCCGCTTGGGCCTGCTGGACACCTCTCCCACCTGCCACAAATGATGCCAATGTCTGATCCTCCAACTGACATTAACTGTCACCCACTAATGCTGTTGGATATCGAAAATGAAAGAAATAAACATCTGGTGAACATTTGTAATAAACTTCAGGATGTCATATTCAAGATGTTTCATTCAGCTTCCCCTGTATCAATATATTGAAATCAGTTTCTTTTTATCTGTCTCGCTCCCTCACTGAATATGGcttattgtgtgtttttgtgaATGTCAAGCTCCCACACACTTCCTCACACCCACTCTCTCCATGTAGCAGCTGTGTGTGGTCTGTTTCTTACTTCCTGTTCTGCTCCTCACTCAGGGCCTTTcccctcaacacacacacacacacacacacacacacacacggacacaAATACAAGATCACATGAATTTATGTACAGTCACATGTCTGCCAAAACATCACAAACGCATTCACAGCAGCACACCGTATGAAATTGTTTAAAACGAATTGATTTGAATGAACCATCTGATAGCGAATGTGTTATGCAATAGGTTTAAAAATCCAGCAAGTCTGACAGTCTTGGCTCCATCCTTTAGGGCTCAGCGTCCTTCATAATAATTAACTCTCAGTGACCTTTGATACAAATGTAACCCGGCATAAGCTCACTGTTATATGGCACAAACTGTCATTCTAGTGACACTTCTAAGCTCCAGTGGAGTCTGTATATCTGCTGCCTTTAAATCTTATAGTATCCACTATAGTTTTAATTCACAGCCATTGTTTGTGTTTCAGgtaactttaaaaagtatttcattacATAAATGTAatagatttgatttatttattatattttacatttatcaagtcaaaaatattattttttatggctaaatcataataaata
Above is a genomic segment from Garra rufa chromosome 2, GarRuf1.0, whole genome shotgun sequence containing:
- the lgalslb gene encoding lectin, galactoside-binding-like b, which translates into the protein MAVASMEKDAINIEDDLHLNNSFGDSGLISPDKEDISRILTVPFSGRIRGGMRPGKKIIIMGIIDPEPDSFDISLTCGHNEEKDDEEKLTDVALKLSARFTERQFLRNARLSGKWSEEEAPIAYFPFIPDQPFRIEIHCEHQRFRIFVDGHQLFDFYHKIKSLTAINMIRIVGSLQITKLG